Proteins encoded by one window of Halomonas sp. Bachu 37:
- the greB gene encoding transcription elongation factor GreB, which produces MKGRNMTRWRDPAKDPRQEPKSNLITAEGAARLRGVLDHLTRVKRPALSTKVGEAAAQGDRSENADYTYNKKELNRVIARIGYLTKRLDEVQVVDRLPADQEKVYFGAHVTLEDEEGEEIHIRIVGHDETRTENRWISVDAPLAKTLLGKRLDDDVTVLAPGGETTYIITAISYTAPSAKA; this is translated from the coding sequence ATGAAAGGCCGTAATATGACCCGCTGGCGGGACCCGGCCAAGGACCCCCGACAGGAACCGAAGAGCAACCTGATCACCGCGGAAGGTGCGGCACGACTACGCGGCGTGCTCGACCACCTGACGCGCGTCAAGCGACCCGCACTCTCCACCAAGGTAGGCGAAGCCGCCGCCCAGGGAGACCGCAGCGAAAACGCCGATTACACCTACAACAAGAAGGAGCTCAACCGCGTCATTGCTCGCATCGGCTACCTGACCAAGCGGCTGGACGAGGTTCAGGTAGTGGACCGTCTCCCCGCCGACCAGGAGAAGGTCTATTTCGGTGCCCATGTCACCCTCGAAGACGAGGAAGGCGAGGAGATACATATCCGTATCGTAGGCCATGACGAGACCCGGACCGAAAACCGCTGGATCAGTGTGGATGCGCCACTGGCCAAGACCCTGCTGGGCAAGAGACTGGATGATGACGTCACCGTGCTGGCGCCGGGCGGTGAAACCACTTACATCATCACCGCTATTTCCTATACGGCGCCGTCGGCAAAAGCCTGA
- a CDS encoding phosphodiesterase: protein MRLVQITDCHLHADPEAPSRAGFPLRQFQIVVQQVIEKRPDIVVVSGDISQDETSASYVLAKEILASLPCPWFWLPGNHDQPELMEAVHPLHREVDMQGWRLLLLHTQVSGQPHGELGAEQLAELVERLENDVRPTVIAMHHPPLDVGTAWMDRIGLQDREAFWQSLAAYPQVKVILFGHAHQAFARLQGFGDHVIGVYGCPSTTDQFLAGAEHFTIDEASRPGYRVIDLHSGRAGNAGWTTWIERVDL from the coding sequence ATGCGGCTGGTCCAGATTACCGACTGCCATCTGCATGCCGACCCAGAGGCCCCCTCGCGAGCGGGGTTTCCCTTGCGCCAGTTTCAAATCGTGGTGCAGCAGGTCATTGAGAAGCGCCCGGATATCGTGGTGGTCAGCGGCGATATCAGCCAGGATGAAACCTCGGCTTCCTACGTGCTCGCCAAGGAGATACTGGCAAGCTTGCCCTGTCCCTGGTTCTGGCTTCCCGGCAATCACGATCAACCCGAACTGATGGAGGCGGTGCATCCGTTGCATCGCGAGGTCGATATGCAGGGGTGGCGTTTACTGTTGCTGCATACCCAGGTCAGCGGACAGCCCCACGGCGAACTGGGCGCGGAGCAGTTGGCGGAACTGGTGGAACGGCTCGAGAATGACGTGCGCCCGACGGTTATCGCCATGCATCATCCGCCGCTCGACGTGGGCACGGCCTGGATGGACAGGATCGGCTTGCAGGATCGCGAAGCGTTCTGGCAGAGCCTGGCGGCCTATCCTCAGGTGAAGGTCATCCTCTTCGGCCATGCCCATCAGGCGTTCGCCCGGCTGCAGGGGTTCGGTGACCATGTCATCGGCGTGTACGGTTGCCCCTCGACGACCGACCAATTTCTGGCCGGTGCCGAACACTTCACCATCGATGAAGCCTCACGCCCTGGCTATCGTGTCATCGACCTCCATAGTGGTAGGGCTGGTAACGCTGGCTGGACGACATGGATCGAGCGAGTGGATCTGTAG
- a CDS encoding amidase, which translates to MRFDEYQQYDATGLAQLIQQGEVSREEVLTVCCAAIEAVDAATSGVVRTRFDQARRESAALAQRTPFAGVPTLTKDLLMAIGGEPLSFGSAALSNWKAPCDSTLVKRLRRAGLVIVGQTATPELGLMGITEPHAYAHPVNPWKPGYSPGGSSGGAATAVAAGFVPIAMGGDGGGSLRIPAAYCGLFGFKPSRGRVPLGPLHAQVWQGAVIEHGLTRSVRDSAMLLDHINGMDSGGPFPMPQESGFTEAINRPPPPLRIALSLGNSLSQGLGTRLDPDVIEAVERTGRRLEALGHTVEWCDPELDGDALADSYLTLYLGHLAADLRWIAEETGVSLKHLAVEPATRAIGRLGSRLAAHEYERAKRYWNVPGRTMGDFHQRFDAWVLPVTAAPAPKLGELAPTTMQEQMMKLLALPGMPALALKAGALKHLARDALSRTPFTQLANLTGQPAMSLPLHVTPDGLPVGVQVVGAVGAERLLLALAAQLEAQGPWLTPEFAPPQRLQPDETCLDNA; encoded by the coding sequence ATGCGCTTCGATGAATACCAGCAGTACGATGCGACCGGTCTGGCCCAACTGATACAGCAAGGCGAGGTGAGCCGGGAAGAGGTGCTGACGGTGTGCTGCGCTGCGATCGAGGCCGTGGATGCCGCCACATCTGGAGTAGTGCGAACGCGCTTCGATCAGGCTCGTCGGGAAAGTGCCGCCTTGGCGCAGAGGACACCGTTCGCCGGGGTGCCGACCTTGACCAAGGACCTGCTGATGGCGATAGGCGGCGAGCCGCTCAGCTTCGGCAGCGCTGCCCTAAGCAACTGGAAGGCCCCTTGCGACAGCACTTTGGTCAAGCGATTGCGTCGTGCCGGCCTGGTGATCGTCGGGCAGACCGCCACCCCCGAGCTGGGCCTGATGGGTATTACCGAGCCGCATGCCTATGCTCATCCCGTCAATCCATGGAAGCCGGGGTACTCACCGGGCGGCTCCAGTGGGGGTGCGGCAACCGCTGTAGCGGCCGGGTTCGTGCCTATCGCGATGGGCGGTGATGGCGGTGGCTCGCTGCGCATCCCCGCCGCCTACTGCGGGCTGTTCGGCTTCAAGCCTTCTCGCGGCCGGGTACCGCTGGGACCGCTGCATGCGCAAGTGTGGCAAGGGGCGGTGATAGAACACGGGCTGACACGCAGCGTACGCGATAGCGCCATGTTGCTGGACCATATCAACGGCATGGATAGCGGCGGGCCGTTCCCCATGCCCCAGGAGTCGGGATTCACCGAGGCGATAAACCGGCCGCCGCCGCCCTTGAGGATCGCCTTGTCCCTGGGGAACTCATTGAGCCAGGGCCTGGGGACCCGGCTCGACCCCGACGTTATCGAGGCGGTGGAGCGTACCGGCCGTCGACTGGAAGCGTTGGGACACACGGTTGAATGGTGTGATCCGGAGCTTGACGGCGATGCCTTGGCCGATAGTTACCTGACGCTCTACCTGGGGCATCTGGCGGCTGACCTGCGCTGGATCGCCGAGGAGACCGGCGTCTCGCTCAAGCATCTGGCTGTTGAGCCCGCCACCCGCGCCATCGGGCGCCTGGGGAGCCGGCTTGCCGCTCACGAATACGAACGAGCCAAGCGTTACTGGAATGTCCCCGGGCGCACGATGGGGGACTTTCATCAACGCTTCGACGCCTGGGTGCTGCCGGTCACGGCGGCACCGGCGCCCAAACTGGGCGAGCTGGCGCCCACTACCATGCAAGAGCAAATGATGAAGCTGCTGGCGCTGCCTGGCATGCCCGCCCTTGCCTTGAAGGCGGGGGCGCTCAAGCACCTGGCGCGGGATGCCCTGAGCCGCACGCCCTTTACTCAGCTGGCCAATCTCACCGGACAGCCGGCCATGTCGCTGCCGCTGCATGTCACGCCGGACGGTTTGCCGGTTGGGGTGCAGGTGGTGGGTGCCGTAGGGGCGGAAAGATTGCTGTTGGCCCTGGCGGCGCAACTGGAAGCCCAGGGGCCTTGGTTGACGCCTGAATTTGCCCCGCCCCAGCGCCTTCAACCAGATGAGACTTGCCTGGATAACGCGTAA
- the mepA gene encoding penicillin-insensitive murein endopeptidase, producing MFFTHILRMASHATVGLLSAMLLMGLGLSSAFGQEEDWAAVPGPLEGEPRIIGHHGGACLVGAEQLPEDGVGYQAVDLQRHRHYGHPSLVDYVERLGQRVDEAGFGPILVGDMAQPRGGPMSTGHVSHQSGLDVDIWFRLDLPLLNYQDREGLEQPILVDPVTQRVDERWTDQHAELIRLAADDSRVARIFVDGAVKRDLCSREWDDRSWLRRVRPWHSHDEHLHVRLRCPPGAAAPGATECVDQPAPPAGDGCQSIPNTPRPAVYPSPSRNLPSACQAVLNAE from the coding sequence ATGTTTTTCACTCACATCTTGCGCATGGCAAGCCACGCTACTGTCGGGCTTCTGAGCGCGATGCTGTTGATGGGCCTGGGCCTTTCGAGTGCTTTCGGCCAGGAAGAAGATTGGGCGGCAGTACCGGGACCATTGGAAGGCGAGCCGCGGATCATCGGTCACCACGGGGGAGCCTGCCTGGTAGGCGCCGAGCAATTGCCCGAAGATGGCGTGGGGTACCAGGCGGTCGATCTCCAGCGCCATCGCCACTATGGCCATCCGTCTCTGGTCGATTACGTCGAACGACTCGGGCAGCGCGTCGATGAAGCGGGCTTCGGGCCGATTCTCGTGGGTGACATGGCACAGCCCCGCGGTGGTCCAATGTCCACTGGGCACGTCAGCCACCAGAGCGGGCTCGATGTCGATATCTGGTTCCGCCTCGATTTGCCCCTGCTCAATTACCAGGATAGGGAAGGTCTGGAGCAGCCTATCCTTGTCGACCCGGTCACCCAGCGGGTCGATGAACGCTGGACCGATCAGCATGCCGAATTGATTCGTCTAGCCGCTGACGACTCCCGAGTGGCGCGTATCTTCGTTGATGGCGCGGTGAAGCGTGATCTCTGCAGCCGCGAATGGGACGACCGATCCTGGCTACGCCGGGTACGACCTTGGCATTCCCATGACGAGCATCTGCATGTGCGTCTACGTTGCCCACCCGGTGCAGCGGCACCCGGTGCAACGGAGTGTGTCGATCAGCCCGCGCCACCGGCAGGCGATGGCTGTCAATCGATCCCCAATACGCCGCGTCCAGCCGTCTACCCCAGCCCGAGCCGCAATCTACCGTCTGCTTGCCAGGCCGTCTTGAATGCCGAATGA
- a CDS encoding alpha/beta hydrolase family protein: MALAIGLALTVSALVPGAVWAAESDRPALGSSDSDAVGLEHPSQHLRVNDFPAIDEDLESWQRNVTDIQHIEIPASADDSDQKALYFDSGSEDKKPLLLVLHSWSSDYLQSIDIPLAQFAVANDWVFMHPDFRGQNDGRPEAMASELAISDMQDALDYARENATIDENRIYVLGYSGGAMNALHLASRQPNVFAGVAAWVPVYDLETWYQWNEARGEKYAGEIVEGCGGEPGEGNAGHEECVKRSPVLMSPMWQDRCVCSSPMVSRMRQCPPSRR, from the coding sequence ATGGCGCTGGCGATAGGTCTAGCGCTGACCGTGTCCGCCCTTGTGCCTGGGGCGGTATGGGCTGCTGAGTCTGACAGGCCCGCGCTAGGGTCTAGCGATAGCGATGCGGTAGGTCTTGAGCATCCAAGCCAGCATTTGCGCGTCAATGACTTCCCAGCCATCGATGAGGATCTTGAAAGTTGGCAGCGGAACGTGACCGACATCCAGCATATCGAAATCCCGGCTTCTGCCGATGACAGCGATCAGAAGGCGCTCTATTTCGATTCGGGGTCGGAGGACAAAAAACCGCTATTACTCGTGTTGCATAGCTGGAGCAGTGACTACCTGCAGAGTATCGATATCCCTCTAGCGCAATTCGCGGTCGCCAATGATTGGGTCTTCATGCATCCCGATTTCCGCGGCCAGAACGATGGGCGGCCGGAGGCGATGGCCTCGGAACTGGCCATTTCCGATATGCAGGATGCACTCGACTACGCCCGCGAGAATGCAACGATCGACGAAAACCGTATCTACGTGTTGGGATATTCGGGAGGCGCCATGAATGCGCTGCATCTGGCGAGCCGACAGCCGAATGTCTTCGCCGGGGTCGCTGCCTGGGTGCCCGTATACGACCTGGAAACGTGGTATCAATGGAATGAAGCGCGTGGCGAGAAGTACGCAGGTGAGATTGTCGAGGGGTGCGGAGGGGAGCCCGGCGAAGGCAATGCAGGCCACGAAGAGTGTGTGAAGCGCAGCCCAGTGCTCATGTCCCCGATGTGGCAGGACAGATGCGTGTGCTCATCGCCCATGGTATCGAGGATGAGACAGTGCCCCCCGAGCAGGCGCTGA
- a CDS encoding methyltransferase domain-containing protein — MPCSSDPPSVNHLTAAGDRYFDGLAEKFSRTLYNAPRGELRLALLDKLLPEMLQLERQPCLDVGGGLGQLSAWLTQRGHPLTLAEPSAEMLAHAREALKETPVTLLQASLQELAHTAPGPWPLIVCHAVLEWLGDPRAALARLADLLAPGGQLSLMVFNRDALRFSNIIKGNLEKAWSERLAGTGQRQRLTPISPLSHDEILAWAQESGLEMTAVAGVRVFQDYLRQAPLDAEAQAHLLALELRHSRSEPHWRLGRYLLYTLVKPESD; from the coding sequence ATGCCTTGCTCTTCCGATCCACCCTCTGTTAACCATTTGACTGCCGCCGGTGACCGTTATTTCGACGGGCTGGCGGAGAAGTTCTCGCGTACGCTGTATAACGCTCCGCGCGGCGAGTTGCGCCTGGCGCTGCTGGATAAGTTGCTGCCCGAAATGCTCCAACTGGAGCGGCAGCCCTGCCTGGACGTGGGTGGTGGATTGGGGCAGCTGTCGGCATGGCTGACCCAACGCGGCCATCCGCTTACCCTGGCCGAGCCCTCGGCCGAAATGCTGGCTCACGCACGGGAGGCGCTGAAGGAGACTCCTGTCACGCTCCTGCAAGCTTCGCTTCAGGAATTGGCCCATACAGCCCCGGGGCCGTGGCCGCTGATTGTCTGCCATGCGGTACTGGAGTGGCTGGGCGATCCCCGCGCCGCCCTGGCGAGGTTGGCCGACCTGCTGGCTCCCGGCGGTCAGCTGTCGCTGATGGTGTTCAACCGTGATGCGCTGCGTTTTTCCAACATCATCAAGGGCAACCTGGAGAAAGCCTGGAGTGAGCGCCTGGCGGGGACCGGGCAACGCCAACGCCTGACGCCGATCTCGCCACTTAGCCACGATGAAATCCTCGCCTGGGCGCAGGAGAGTGGGCTGGAGATGACGGCCGTGGCGGGGGTGAGAGTTTTTCAGGATTACCTGCGTCAAGCTCCACTCGATGCCGAGGCTCAAGCGCACTTGCTGGCCCTCGAGCTGCGTCATAGCCGCAGCGAGCCGCACTGGCGCCTGGGCCGCTATCTCCTTTACACCTTGGTCAAACCGGAGTCCGATTAA
- a CDS encoding DUF1249 domain-containing protein: MARAAYVTDLKTLQGECSANYWRLIRLVGELEAGMSRDIVLNAAGRDAGRLQLRVQEQAPYTTILHVSQAGIWDDVMPPPRMRVHLYHDVRMAEVTDFQRERHFEGRYRYPNSRMHQPDEKLQLNRFLGEWLEHGLAHGLYADLPETP, translated from the coding sequence ATGGCAAGAGCCGCTTATGTCACGGATTTGAAAACCCTGCAGGGAGAATGCAGTGCCAACTATTGGCGCCTGATTCGCCTGGTGGGCGAGCTTGAGGCGGGCATGTCCCGCGATATCGTGCTCAATGCGGCGGGACGTGATGCGGGGCGGCTGCAACTGCGGGTTCAGGAACAGGCCCCCTACACCACTATTCTCCACGTCTCCCAGGCGGGAATCTGGGATGATGTGATGCCGCCGCCACGCATGCGCGTACATTTGTATCATGACGTGCGCATGGCGGAAGTGACCGATTTCCAGCGTGAGCGACACTTCGAAGGCCGCTATCGCTATCCTAATTCGCGCATGCATCAACCCGATGAGAAGCTCCAGCTCAATCGCTTTCTCGGTGAATGGCTCGAGCACGGCTTGGCCCATGGCCTTTACGCCGACTTGCCGGAGACGCCTTGA
- a CDS encoding tetratricopeptide repeat protein — MKHRHPYQPILAALLGTGLLLAPLSGWAYEDELFSLKSRWEHTTTQMEDSSERRNTLEALAEEAEALAQEHEAEADVLVWQGIILASYARERSGLGALGSAKDARSVLERAIELDPQGGNGSAYVTLGALYDRAPGRPLGFGNSETAERMFQRALEIRPNGIDTNFYYAAYLKEEGREDEARGHAQRAVEGEAREGRQASDEALRGEAEALLNSL; from the coding sequence ATGAAGCATCGTCATCCGTATCAACCAATTCTCGCCGCCCTGTTGGGGACAGGCTTGCTGTTGGCACCCTTGAGTGGCTGGGCCTATGAAGACGAACTGTTCTCCTTGAAAAGCCGCTGGGAGCACACCACGACCCAGATGGAAGATTCCAGCGAACGACGCAACACCCTGGAGGCGCTGGCCGAAGAAGCCGAGGCCCTGGCGCAGGAGCATGAGGCGGAGGCCGACGTGCTGGTCTGGCAGGGCATCATTCTTGCCTCCTACGCACGGGAGCGCAGTGGTCTGGGCGCGCTGGGCAGCGCCAAGGATGCGCGCAGCGTACTGGAACGTGCGATCGAGCTGGACCCCCAGGGCGGCAACGGCTCGGCTTATGTCACGCTGGGCGCCTTGTACGACCGGGCGCCGGGACGACCGCTCGGGTTCGGCAACAGCGAAACGGCGGAGCGCATGTTCCAGCGGGCCCTCGAGATTCGCCCCAACGGTATCGACACCAATTTCTACTATGCCGCTTATCTGAAGGAAGAGGGACGCGAGGACGAAGCGCGAGGCCATGCCCAGCGAGCGGTGGAGGGCGAGGCCCGAGAAGGCCGTCAAGCCTCCGATGAAGCGTTACGCGGCGAAGCCGAGGCGCTGTTGAACAGCTTGTAA
- a CDS encoding NUDIX domain-containing protein, with protein MTTTHTTDDLARPLLGRDDVELQQRRCLYQGFFRLEALELRHRLFEGGWSNVMTREVHDRFDAVGVLLYDVKRDAVVMVEQFRAGAIDDLHSPWKLEVVAGLVEEGESLEDVARREALEESGCNVGELIKLHTYYPSPGACNEQVTLFCGLIDSCGLGGVHGLDEEHEDIRVHVVSFARAWELLENGRLDNAMSLIAMHWLAGQRASLRARS; from the coding sequence ATGACCACTACCCACACAACCGATGATTTGGCTCGACCACTGCTGGGACGCGATGACGTCGAATTGCAGCAGCGCCGTTGCCTGTATCAAGGTTTTTTCCGCCTGGAAGCGCTTGAACTTCGTCACCGTCTGTTCGAGGGTGGCTGGAGCAATGTCATGACGCGTGAAGTGCATGACCGTTTCGATGCCGTGGGTGTACTACTCTATGACGTCAAGCGCGATGCGGTCGTGATGGTGGAGCAGTTCCGTGCCGGTGCCATCGATGATCTACATTCACCTTGGAAGCTCGAAGTGGTAGCGGGCTTGGTCGAGGAAGGAGAGAGCCTCGAGGATGTCGCCCGGCGTGAAGCCCTGGAGGAATCGGGCTGCAACGTCGGAGAGCTGATCAAGTTGCATACCTATTATCCCAGCCCCGGCGCCTGCAATGAGCAAGTCACGCTGTTCTGTGGTCTGATCGATAGTTGCGGCCTGGGCGGGGTGCATGGCCTGGACGAGGAGCACGAAGACATTCGCGTGCATGTGGTGAGTTTCGCCCGCGCCTGGGAGCTTCTGGAAAACGGTCGACTGGACAACGCCATGAGCTTGATCGCCATGCACTGGCTGGCCGGGCAGCGCGCTTCGTTACGAGCAAGGAGTTAA
- a CDS encoding methyltransferase: protein MQAQTPVGQLLERHAEAYPSPCWVAPPVDAWLQARAKAVISADHAVLNSFRAAGKSGLTPFDSLAVDEAGQWVLFWPKALQLGQWWLEWLCRQLPPGTPFTVVGENQGGIKRVPKLLEAMGMESEKIDSARRCSLFVTRSPQTGPQAADEWIRFSANGLVLESHPGVFGHGKLDEGTQLLLDTLPRWQPTQRSRVLDMGCGDGILAATLARQGCGITAVDVNHFAVEATRRTLAANGLQGDVLASDVYSALHERRFDTIVSNPPFHQERSIDYGPAARLIRQAPQYLSRGGRLVIVANAFLPYPQVLEETFGGFETLADNRRFRVYQAFADGAV, encoded by the coding sequence ATGCAAGCGCAAACTCCCGTAGGGCAGCTGCTTGAACGCCACGCCGAGGCTTACCCTTCGCCATGCTGGGTGGCGCCTCCTGTGGATGCCTGGCTCCAGGCCCGGGCGAAGGCAGTTATCAGCGCCGATCACGCCGTACTGAATAGCTTTCGTGCCGCAGGGAAATCAGGTTTGACGCCTTTCGACTCCTTGGCTGTAGACGAAGCGGGGCAGTGGGTGCTGTTCTGGCCCAAGGCGCTGCAACTGGGGCAGTGGTGGCTTGAATGGTTGTGCCGACAGCTTCCGCCGGGCACGCCGTTTACCGTCGTCGGGGAAAACCAGGGCGGTATCAAGCGGGTGCCCAAGCTGCTCGAGGCCATGGGTATGGAAAGCGAGAAGATCGACAGCGCCAGGCGCTGCTCGCTTTTCGTTACCCGGAGCCCGCAGACCGGGCCGCAAGCGGCCGATGAATGGATACGGTTTTCCGCCAATGGATTGGTGCTGGAAAGCCATCCCGGCGTATTCGGCCACGGCAAGCTGGACGAAGGGACTCAGCTGCTGCTGGATACCTTGCCCAGATGGCAGCCAACGCAGCGCTCGAGGGTGCTGGACATGGGCTGTGGCGATGGCATTCTTGCCGCGACCCTGGCCCGGCAGGGCTGCGGGATAACGGCGGTGGACGTCAATCATTTCGCCGTGGAGGCGACCCGGCGCACCCTGGCCGCCAACGGCTTGCAGGGAGACGTGTTGGCGAGCGATGTCTACTCGGCGCTTCACGAGCGGCGCTTCGATACCATCGTCAGCAACCCGCCGTTTCATCAGGAGCGGAGCATCGACTACGGCCCGGCGGCGCGTTTGATTCGCCAGGCGCCGCAATACCTGAGCCGAGGCGGCCGTCTGGTCATCGTGGCCAATGCCTTTCTGCCTTATCCCCAGGTGCTGGAGGAGACCTTCGGCGGGTTTGAAACGCTGGCGGATAACCGCCGGTTTCGTGTCTATCAGGCTTTTGCCGACGGCGCCGTATAG